A window of the Methyloprofundus sp. genome harbors these coding sequences:
- a CDS encoding flagellar FliL protein, with the protein MAEDAGADGEEKKSSKMMIIIIAVVVLLAGGGGAYYFMFMGDDTALEEGAEAEEEVVEEVEEEEDLDTALTYFDMPKPFVVNFPKSSGIRLLQVSISLATEGEASVEVLKKHEPMIRNNLLMLISGQAPSELKTVAGKQKLQEQMLKEVGKIMKRMDGKNKVQDVFFTSFVMQ; encoded by the coding sequence ATGGCAGAAGATGCAGGGGCAGACGGCGAAGAAAAAAAATCATCTAAAATGATGATTATCATTATTGCCGTTGTTGTATTGTTAGCAGGTGGAGGCGGTGCTTATTACTTTATGTTTATGGGAGATGATACGGCCTTAGAAGAGGGGGCTGAGGCAGAGGAAGAAGTTGTAGAAGAAGTGGAGGAAGAAGAGGACCTTGATACGGCTTTAACGTACTTTGATATGCCCAAGCCTTTTGTCGTGAATTTCCCCAAAAGCTCTGGCATTAGGTTGTTACAAGTTTCCATCTCATTAGCAACGGAAGGTGAAGCTTCGGTGGAAGTATTAAAGAAGCATGAGCCGATGATTCGTAATAATTTATTAATGTTGATTAGTGGGCAAGCACCTAGTGAATTGAAAACCGTAGCAGGTAAGCAAAAGCTTCAAGAACAAATGTTAAAAGAAGTAGGCAAAATCATGAAAAGAATGGACGGCAAGAATAAAGTGCAAGATGTATTTTTTACTTCGTTTGTTATGCAATAG
- a CDS encoding flagellar motor switch protein FliM yields MSTADLLSQDEIDALLHGVDDGEVETEVEEEVSSDARSYDFTSQERIVRGRMPTLEMVNERFARYFRISLFNFLRRSAEISISGIQIQKFSEYVQGLFVPTNLNVVRFAPLRGRALIVIEPRLVFTAVDNFFGGGGQFYNKVEGREFTPTEMRVIRLIIDLIFKDLQEAWKPVLTLDFEYMNSEVNPAFANIVSPAEIVVVSTVHIELEGGGGDINIAMPYSMIEPIRDLLDAGISSDQGESDNNRWQLSLRNEVMRSKVNVNSLLVEKQVKLSDILNFKQGDVIPIDLPKEVKLRAEAVPIFTGEVGLSDGNYAVKIKDKILPENL; encoded by the coding sequence ATGTCGACAGCTGATTTACTATCACAAGATGAAATTGATGCGCTGTTACATGGTGTTGATGATGGCGAAGTTGAAACCGAAGTTGAAGAGGAAGTCAGTAGTGATGCGCGATCCTATGATTTTACCAGTCAAGAGCGGATTGTACGCGGTAGGATGCCGACTTTGGAGATGGTTAATGAACGTTTCGCGCGTTATTTTCGTATTTCATTGTTTAATTTTTTACGCCGTTCAGCAGAAATTTCAATTTCAGGTATTCAAATTCAGAAGTTTTCTGAATATGTACAAGGACTGTTTGTCCCAACAAATTTAAATGTTGTACGCTTTGCGCCATTACGTGGACGTGCCTTAATTGTTATTGAACCACGGTTGGTTTTTACCGCGGTGGATAATTTTTTTGGTGGCGGTGGTCAGTTCTATAATAAAGTAGAAGGGCGTGAATTTACACCGACCGAAATGCGTGTTATTCGGTTAATTATTGATTTGATTTTTAAAGACCTGCAAGAAGCGTGGAAGCCAGTGCTTACCCTTGATTTTGAGTATATGAATTCGGAAGTAAACCCCGCATTTGCCAATATTGTCAGCCCCGCAGAAATTGTAGTTGTGTCGACAGTACATATTGAATTAGAAGGGGGAGGTGGTGATATTAATATTGCTATGCCGTATTCAATGATTGAGCCCATTCGAGATTTATTAGATGCTGGTATATCGAGTGACCAAGGTGAATCAGATAATAACCGTTGGCAGCTGTCTTTGCGCAATGAAGTCATGCGTTCAAAAGTAAATGTGAATAGCCTGCTGGTGGAGAAGCAAGTAAAACTAAGTGATATATTGAACTTTAAACAAGGTGATGTTATCCCGATTGATTTGCCTAAGGAAGTTAAATTGAGAGCGGAGGCTGTTCCTATTTTTACTGGTGAAGTTGGCTTGTCTGATGGCAATTACGCAGTAAAAATAAAAGATAAAATATTACCTGAAAATTTATAA